One stretch of Candidatus Lernaella stagnicola DNA includes these proteins:
- a CDS encoding putative metal-binding motif-containing protein — translation MSNPERWLRLLALMLLLLAVFSGCSDGDDDDDQTGADDDDDADDDSASGDDDDNDDTDCPDADEDGFTDAACGGEDCDDHDPLSHPDAAELCTDGRDQDCDGVEDDGCVYFDVETVLDDYLPNEDRRFYSLAYLSDGTPVVAYYAPGPKALGVSVRTAKGWPTRIVDEQGDTGWYASVDVDGADRIGVAYHNATAGDLKVAFKTTAEDWTARTVASQGMTGLNAKLHFGLNDEANVFCMKKYADWYIAHYEEAGAAWNEWQRFGNAFVQISYTFDAHMAPSGFPVFSWPDYNYEMSSDKYGYDAMYAGWYDPLGGDNSVVLYWGHLIDVDMRFTAVTWDEDNQPMSFFITDAVPVIVVGEFTNSWGIYDLPDNHVAPAAPLSADTASDGTVYLAYTNALSNTPRIAYRTNGVLWRFADVFDGDQFGSGAQLTVAPDDLPGVVFLDHTQGALRYAKMKIIPEVD, via the coding sequence TTGAGTAATCCAGAACGATGGCTTCGTCTGCTGGCGCTGATGCTGCTGTTGCTTGCCGTGTTTTCCGGCTGTTCCGACGGCGACGATGACGACGACCAAACCGGTGCCGATGACGACGACGACGCGGACGACGACTCCGCTTCCGGCGACGACGATGACAACGACGACACCGATTGTCCCGACGCCGACGAGGATGGCTTCACCGACGCCGCCTGCGGCGGTGAGGATTGCGACGATCATGACCCGTTGAGCCATCCCGATGCGGCGGAATTATGCACCGATGGCCGCGACCAGGACTGCGACGGCGTCGAAGATGACGGCTGCGTCTACTTCGACGTGGAGACGGTGCTGGACGACTACCTGCCGAACGAAGACCGCCGCTTCTATTCCCTCGCGTACCTAAGCGACGGCACGCCGGTGGTGGCCTATTACGCTCCCGGCCCAAAGGCGTTGGGCGTGTCGGTCCGCACGGCGAAAGGGTGGCCGACTCGGATCGTCGACGAGCAAGGCGACACCGGTTGGTACGCGTCGGTCGACGTGGACGGCGCCGACCGCATCGGTGTGGCCTACCACAACGCCACCGCCGGCGATTTGAAAGTGGCGTTCAAAACGACCGCTGAAGACTGGACGGCCCGCACCGTTGCGTCCCAGGGGATGACCGGTCTCAACGCGAAATTGCATTTTGGCCTCAACGATGAGGCCAACGTGTTTTGCATGAAAAAGTACGCGGACTGGTATATCGCGCACTACGAGGAAGCGGGCGCCGCGTGGAATGAGTGGCAACGCTTTGGGAACGCGTTCGTACAGATTTCCTACACCTTCGACGCCCACATGGCGCCGTCGGGTTTCCCCGTCTTTTCGTGGCCCGATTATAACTACGAGATGTCGAGCGACAAGTACGGCTACGACGCCATGTACGCCGGCTGGTACGACCCGCTCGGCGGGGATAACTCGGTCGTGCTGTACTGGGGCCATCTGATCGACGTCGACATGCGTTTTACGGCGGTAACATGGGACGAAGATAACCAGCCGATGTCGTTTTTCATCACCGACGCCGTGCCGGTGATCGTGGTCGGCGAGTTCACCAACTCCTGGGGAATCTACGACCTGCCCGACAACCACGTCGCCCCGGCCGCCCCGCTGTCGGCGGACACGGCGAGCGACGGCACCGTCTACCTGGCCTATACCAACGCGCTGTCGAACACGCCGCGCATCGCGTACCGGACCAACGGCGTCTTGTGGCGGTTTGCTGATGTGTTCGATGGCGACCAATTCGGCAGTGGGGCGCAACTGACGGTGGCGCCGGATGACTTGCCGGGGGTCGTCTTCTTGGACCACACCCAAGGCGCGCTACGTTACGCAAAAATGAAAATCATCCCGGAAGTCGATTAG
- a CDS encoding methyltransferase domain-containing protein, whose product MTEKRRRTCRPSWLLVIVCLLISIAACQEPVLERVPRSFNDQVTVKMMKSYRRAVKRQAAVGLPLGALLGGTAEFRQILQLLQFEPDDTIADLGCGTGALEVAMLEGEVPFARIYAVDVNQDALDFLQYAMDLYEFPHANKIETVLSTMDDVRLPANSIDVAVLLSIRAFDAKRNQNGILEVDGKGQDCLKTLANALRDDGRIVYVSGVVDGEPDEDLFERIAYSFEKAGVKTVEKKVVEIGGPRNAYIVFHKPPKP is encoded by the coding sequence ATGACCGAAAAACGCCGCCGAACGTGCCGGCCATCATGGCTGCTGGTAATCGTATGTTTGCTGATAAGCATCGCGGCGTGCCAAGAGCCCGTCCTTGAACGGGTACCGCGCAGCTTCAACGATCAGGTCACCGTGAAGATGATGAAAAGCTATCGGCGAGCGGTCAAAAGACAAGCGGCCGTTGGCTTGCCTCTAGGAGCCCTCTTGGGCGGCACTGCCGAGTTTCGTCAGATTCTGCAACTCCTCCAATTCGAGCCCGACGACACGATTGCCGACCTGGGTTGCGGCACCGGAGCCCTGGAAGTTGCCATGCTGGAGGGCGAGGTACCCTTTGCGCGTATTTACGCGGTCGACGTCAACCAGGACGCGTTGGATTTTCTTCAATACGCCATGGACCTTTACGAGTTTCCCCACGCGAACAAGATAGAAACAGTGTTATCGACGATGGACGATGTGCGCCTGCCGGCGAATTCCATCGACGTGGCGGTGTTGCTATCGATTCGTGCCTTCGACGCCAAGCGTAATCAAAACGGCATCTTAGAGGTGGACGGCAAAGGGCAGGATTGCTTGAAGACCTTGGCGAACGCGCTGCGCGATGACGGCAGGATCGTATACGTGTCCGGCGTGGTCGACGGCGAACCCGACGAGGATCTTTTCGAACGGATCGCGTATTCCTTCGAAAAAGCCGGAGTGAAAACGGTTGAAAAAAAAGTCGTGGAAATTGGCGGGCCGCGTAACGCGTACATCGTTTTTCACAAGCCGCCCAAACCGTGA